One Euphorbia lathyris chromosome 1, ddEupLath1.1, whole genome shotgun sequence DNA segment encodes these proteins:
- the LOC136215378 gene encoding BTB/POZ domain-containing protein At2g46260-like produces MIKGNCNSLSTTAATSLLDVLMDADKFEVASCMRYCSRMLPNLPMTCESALLYLDLPSTVLMAEAVQPLTDAAKQFLAARYKDITKFP; encoded by the exons ATGATCAAGGGAAACTG TAATAGTCTATCAACAACTGCAGCTACTTCTTTGTTGGATGTGCTAATGGATGCTGACAAATTTGAGGTAGCATCATGTATGAGATATTGCAGCAGGATGTTGCCAAATTTACCTATGACCTGTGAGTCTGCCTTGCTCTACTTGGATTTGCCTTCTACAGTTTTGATGGCCGAAGCAGTTCAGCCATTGACGGATGCAGCAAAGCAATTTCTTGCGGCACGATACAAGGACATAACCAA GTTCCCATGA